From the genome of Pelobacter propionicus DSM 2379, one region includes:
- a CDS encoding peptidase MA family metallohydrolase, translating into MPKPLLPILFLSCLFCQAVPGLCAVDGVPDPNQARGPIEQGEYDSSLEQLRRSHELFPLNQSIRRSLAEGYHAAGLELLRKKQYQKADQLFAGGNELYPEDPRFMFLRGVCAYYLKQYDSARYELEQAHRLLPDDVELLHMLGRVLYDTDNRGQALDLWQRALELDPSQREIATLLERSKRQMAVEEQMPRGYSSRFDLAYDRGVDMAFALAVLDELENAASQVGSELGHFPPARVPVSIYSRADYTAVTAAPDWSGGVYDGTIRLPFGALRQLNPRLKAVLHHEYAHVVVFDLTHGNCPLWLNEGIAEMFGRRQCAPPARKERVARGRQVMDIRKLERSFDALGARDAGLAYQQSWSLVNHLVTAYGWHRVSAILLALGEGATTEQAIARALGDYGLSYGGLVREWREAQERARGGVRE; encoded by the coding sequence ATGCCGAAACCACTGCTGCCTATCTTGTTTCTTTCCTGCCTCTTCTGTCAGGCCGTGCCCGGCCTGTGCGCCGTCGACGGGGTTCCAGACCCGAACCAGGCCCGTGGGCCGATCGAGCAGGGGGAGTATGACAGCAGCCTGGAGCAGCTGCGGCGCAGCCATGAGCTCTTCCCCCTGAACCAGTCCATCAGGCGCAGCCTGGCCGAGGGGTACCACGCCGCCGGCCTGGAGCTTCTGCGCAAGAAGCAGTACCAGAAGGCTGACCAGCTTTTCGCCGGGGGGAACGAGCTGTACCCCGAAGATCCCCGCTTCATGTTCCTGCGCGGCGTCTGCGCCTACTATCTGAAACAGTACGATAGCGCCCGCTACGAGCTGGAGCAGGCCCACCGCCTGTTGCCTGACGACGTGGAGCTGCTGCATATGCTGGGGCGGGTGCTCTACGACACGGACAACCGTGGTCAGGCCCTGGACCTGTGGCAGCGGGCCCTGGAGCTGGACCCGTCCCAGCGGGAGATCGCAACTCTGCTGGAGCGCTCCAAGCGGCAGATGGCCGTGGAAGAGCAGATGCCCAGGGGATACAGCTCCCGCTTCGACCTGGCCTATGACAGGGGGGTGGACATGGCCTTTGCCCTGGCCGTGCTGGACGAACTGGAGAACGCCGCCAGCCAGGTGGGGAGCGAACTGGGTCACTTCCCACCGGCGCGGGTGCCGGTTTCCATCTACAGCCGGGCCGACTACACCGCGGTCACCGCGGCGCCGGACTGGTCGGGCGGCGTCTACGACGGGACCATCCGGCTCCCCTTCGGCGCCCTGCGCCAGCTGAATCCGCGCCTGAAAGCCGTGCTGCACCATGAATATGCCCATGTGGTGGTCTTTGACCTGACCCACGGCAACTGTCCGCTCTGGCTGAACGAAGGGATCGCCGAGATGTTCGGGCGCAGGCAGTGCGCCCCCCCGGCCAGGAAGGAGCGGGTGGCGCGGGGCAGGCAGGTCATGGATATCAGGAAGCTGGAGCGCAGCTTCGACGCCCTGGGCGCCAGGGACGCCGGGCTGGCCTATCAGCAGAGCTGGTCGCTGGTCAACCACCTGGTGACCGCCTATGGCTGGCACCGGGTGAGCGCGATCCTGCTGGCCCTGGGGGAGGGGGCGACAACGGAGCAGGCCATTGCCCGCGCCCTGGGGGATTATGGTTTGAGCTATGGTGGTCTGGTGCGGGAGTGGCGCGAAGCGCAGGAGCGAGCAAGGGGAGGCGTGCGGGAATGA
- a CDS encoding IS4-like element ISPepr1 family transposase codes for MQQIVAGVAAVENRIHSFFHNQGLGLFLRQSNIRKEKGVCLDTLFQFMLALAFTGKNLFRLIESADTPEGIGKDTVYRLLNSITANWRRFLLLLSARVIVQRLLPLTDETTTKVLIADDTLYSRDRSKCVELLARVHDHNTGRFMRGFRMLTLGWSDGNSFVPMALSMLSSAKEKNRLAPMHDGIDKRTNGYKRRQESMRKSTDVLVDMVSLVMTAGTKAQPLLLDSWFAFPATIRRIKALGMHTVCMLKDTGKVTYEMQGWPLSLKELYKSVRKRCGRAKVLAEVLVTIGSADQGIPVPAKIVFVRDRNSKRWLALLSTDTTLTAEEIIKLYRRRWDIEVFFKMAKSFLNLAKEFQSRSFDALIAHATLVCCRYIMLELAKRENADPRTLGSLFHAVCDEMRQIVYTEALALLLKLLEETLNSVIGLCKEQVKQLIERFVETLPAIFRERLLLLTQ; via the coding sequence ATGCAGCAGATTGTAGCAGGAGTTGCCGCTGTAGAAAACCGGATTCATTCGTTCTTTCATAATCAGGGCCTCGGCCTGTTTCTTCGGCAAAGCAACATCAGGAAAGAAAAGGGTGTTTGCCTCGACACCTTATTCCAGTTCATGCTTGCTCTTGCCTTTACCGGCAAGAACCTTTTCCGGCTGATCGAGAGCGCAGATACTCCGGAAGGTATCGGCAAAGACACGGTATACCGGTTGCTGAACTCGATTACTGCCAACTGGCGCCGTTTTCTGCTTCTGCTCAGCGCGCGGGTCATTGTCCAGCGATTGCTTCCCCTGACTGATGAGACAACAACCAAAGTGCTGATCGCTGATGACACCCTGTACAGTCGCGACCGCAGCAAGTGTGTTGAACTCCTGGCTCGGGTGCATGACCACAATACCGGCCGTTTTATGCGCGGGTTCCGGATGCTCACCCTGGGGTGGTCCGATGGTAACAGCTTTGTCCCCATGGCGCTCTCGATGCTCAGTTCGGCGAAAGAAAAGAACCGTCTTGCTCCGATGCACGACGGAATCGACAAACGGACCAACGGCTACAAGCGCCGCCAGGAAAGCATGAGGAAATCCACCGATGTGCTGGTGGATATGGTTTCCTTAGTCATGACGGCAGGGACCAAGGCCCAGCCTCTGCTCCTCGACAGTTGGTTCGCCTTTCCTGCCACCATAAGACGGATAAAGGCTTTGGGTATGCACACCGTCTGCATGCTCAAGGACACGGGAAAGGTCACTTATGAGATGCAAGGATGGCCGCTTTCCCTGAAAGAGCTGTACAAATCCGTCCGCAAACGATGCGGTCGTGCCAAGGTGCTGGCCGAAGTACTGGTGACCATAGGCTCAGCCGATCAGGGCATTCCCGTGCCGGCAAAGATAGTGTTCGTCCGCGACCGGAATTCGAAGAGATGGCTGGCGCTTCTTTCCACCGACACGACCTTGACCGCCGAAGAGATTATCAAACTCTATCGGCGTCGCTGGGACATAGAGGTGTTTTTCAAAATGGCCAAGTCGTTTCTGAATCTGGCAAAGGAGTTCCAGAGCCGATCCTTCGACGCCCTGATTGCCCATGCCACACTGGTCTGCTGCCGCTACATCATGCTGGAGCTGGCAAAACGGGAGAATGCCGATCCCCGGACACTCGGAAGTCTGTTTCACGCTGTCTGCGACGAAATGCGGCAGATTGTCTATACAGAAGCATTGGCATTGTTGCTCAAGTTACTGGAAGAAACCTTGAACAGCGTTATCGGGTTGTGCAAAGAACAGGTGAAGCAACTGATTGAGCGATTTGTTGAGACACTACCAGCTATTTTCAGAGAGCGATTGTTACTTTTGACTCAGTAA
- a CDS encoding alpha-keto acid decarboxylase family protein, producing the protein MEPAETTIGEYLIHRLYQLRVQHAFGIPGDYVLGFYKQLDESRIKIINTCDEQGAGFAATAYARVRGLGAVCVTYGVGGLKVVNTTAQAYAEETAVVVISGAPGVREQAGNPLLHHKVKEFDTQLKVFQQLTVAQTVLDNPATACREINRVLGAALCYRRPVYIELPRDMVTVKIVPQEEPLQPPDVDREPFREASREAVDMINAATQPVIVAGVELLRYGMHHHLQELVEKTNIPVTSTLLGKSAMGERHPGYIGLYEGGLSREDIRQYVESSDCIVLLGVLLTDLDLGIFTAHLDQGKSIHATSEKTSIRHHTYPGVYLNGFLLGLLQADIRRRETCETPHAPAPTPFHPAPDTRITVERLFQRLETFFDDSTFVIADTGDALFAAADISIPRAAEFMSSAYYASLGFAVPASLGVQLALPTLRPLVLVGDGAFQMTGMEVATAARYHLNPIIIVLNNSGYGTERPMLDGSFNDVYPWRYARLPELLGAGRGFDVQTEEQLEVALEAARGYRDGFCILDVRLDPYDFSPALRRMTSVLGKKVK; encoded by the coding sequence ATGGAACCTGCTGAAACAACGATCGGAGAATATCTCATTCACAGGCTGTATCAGCTCCGGGTGCAGCATGCATTTGGCATTCCGGGCGATTACGTGCTTGGCTTTTACAAGCAACTGGACGAGAGCCGCATCAAAATCATCAACACCTGTGATGAGCAGGGCGCAGGCTTTGCGGCTACCGCCTATGCCCGCGTGCGCGGTCTGGGGGCTGTCTGCGTTACCTATGGCGTGGGAGGGCTGAAGGTGGTGAATACCACCGCCCAGGCCTATGCCGAAGAGACCGCGGTGGTTGTGATCAGCGGGGCGCCGGGCGTCAGGGAACAGGCGGGGAACCCGTTGCTGCACCACAAGGTCAAGGAGTTCGATACCCAGCTGAAAGTATTCCAACAGCTTACCGTCGCCCAGACCGTGCTGGACAACCCGGCAACGGCCTGCCGGGAGATCAACCGGGTACTGGGTGCCGCACTCTGCTACAGACGCCCGGTCTACATCGAACTTCCCCGCGACATGGTGACTGTAAAGATTGTCCCGCAGGAGGAACCGCTGCAACCGCCCGATGTGGACAGGGAGCCGTTCAGGGAGGCTTCGCGGGAAGCGGTGGACATGATCAACGCGGCCACACAGCCGGTCATCGTGGCCGGCGTGGAATTGCTGCGCTACGGGATGCACCACCACCTGCAGGAGTTGGTGGAAAAAACGAATATTCCGGTCACCTCGACCCTCCTGGGCAAGTCGGCCATGGGCGAGCGCCATCCAGGGTACATCGGACTGTACGAAGGAGGATTGAGCCGGGAGGATATCAGGCAGTATGTGGAGAGCAGTGACTGCATCGTTCTCTTGGGGGTTCTCCTGACCGACCTGGACTTGGGGATCTTTACCGCCCATCTCGACCAGGGGAAATCCATCCATGCCACTAGCGAAAAGACCTCCATCCGCCATCACACCTATCCCGGAGTCTATCTCAACGGTTTTCTGCTGGGACTTTTACAGGCCGATATCCGGCGCCGGGAGACCTGCGAGACACCCCATGCGCCTGCGCCGACCCCATTCCACCCTGCCCCCGATACCAGGATCACGGTGGAGCGTCTGTTCCAGCGCCTGGAAACGTTTTTCGACGACAGCACGTTCGTCATCGCCGATACGGGCGATGCGTTGTTTGCGGCGGCGGATATCTCCATTCCCCGGGCAGCGGAATTCATGTCTTCGGCTTATTACGCTTCCCTGGGGTTTGCGGTCCCCGCCAGTCTCGGGGTCCAACTGGCGCTCCCCACCCTGCGCCCGCTGGTTCTGGTCGGCGACGGGGCCTTTCAGATGACCGGGATGGAAGTCGCGACCGCCGCCCGCTACCACCTCAATCCGATCATCATCGTGCTGAACAATTCGGGCTATGGGACTGAGAGGCCGATGCTGGACGGCAGCTTCAACGATGTGTATCCATGGCGCTACGCGCGCCTCCCCGAGCTGCTTGGCGCCGGCAGAGGTTTCGACGTTCAGACGGAAGAGCAGCTTGAAGTTGCTCTGGAAGCGGCCCGCGGCTACCGTGACGGCTTTTGCATCCTGGATGTTCGGCTTGATCCATACGATTTCTCCCCTGCGTTACGGCGAATGACCAGCGTCCTGGGGAAAAAGGTGAAGTAA
- the lexA gene encoding transcriptional repressor LexA, protein MEPLSPRQKDVLDFLREFLDSNGYPPTLREIARHLDISGTVAVVRHLEALEKKGWIRRQPGAFRSISLVAEKAVLYPLDEEGIFAADQLPVSLPIVGTVRAGTPEIPREDIEGYLSLDRNIVASGGSFFLRIKGDSMKNAGMLPGDLVLIRPQPTADNGDVVVALVDGEATVKRFFREEEMIRLQPENELLEPILIADDSADVTVIGKVVSLFRPTV, encoded by the coding sequence ATGGAGCCGCTCTCACCCCGTCAGAAAGACGTCCTGGATTTCCTCAGGGAGTTCCTGGACAGTAACGGCTATCCCCCCACGCTGCGGGAAATTGCCCGTCACCTGGATATCAGCGGCACGGTGGCGGTCGTGCGCCACCTGGAGGCGCTGGAGAAAAAGGGGTGGATCAGGCGCCAGCCGGGCGCGTTCCGCTCCATCAGCCTGGTGGCTGAAAAGGCCGTCCTCTATCCCCTGGATGAGGAGGGGATCTTCGCTGCCGACCAGCTCCCCGTGTCGCTGCCCATCGTGGGGACGGTGCGGGCCGGCACTCCGGAGATCCCCCGGGAAGACATCGAAGGGTACCTCTCCCTGGACAGGAACATTGTTGCCAGTGGCGGCAGTTTTTTTCTGCGCATCAAGGGTGATTCCATGAAGAACGCCGGCATGCTCCCCGGTGACCTGGTATTGATCCGCCCCCAGCCCACGGCTGACAACGGTGACGTGGTGGTGGCCCTGGTGGATGGCGAAGCCACAGTCAAACGCTTCTTCCGCGAGGAAGAGATGATCAGGCTTCAGCCCGAGAATGAACTGCTGGAACCGATCCTGATCGCTGACGACAGCGCCGACGTCACCGTCATCGGCAAGGTGGTCTCCCTCTTCCGGCCAACGGTCTGA
- the dinB gene encoding DNA polymerase IV translates to MDGRVILHMDMNAFFASVEQQANPELRGKPIAVVGSGARSVITTASYEARRLGVKTGMAIWEARRCCPQLTLVVGDNRKYTSTSRRIMEMMGEYTPALEVFSIDEAFLDVTHSLNLFGSAERIACLIKARILHTFGLTCSIGIAPNKLLAKMASDMKKPDGLTVIQPGEITRTMERLPVAELCGIGRSMERNLLLMGIRTCGELGRCDEERLTRRFGIVGKRLKEMGQGIDDSPVIPQEEQEEVKSVGHSMTLARDILQRQDILKFLLQLSEMVGRRARRYGVSGRTVHLYVRFADFYSSVGRQETLPGYISRSEDIYRAAVAILDTLELPQAVRLLGVRLTNLRHQGEQLPLFEDERRRSRMVRAMDEVNDRFGDFTLTFGSLLTSREKGSQVISPAWRPQGIRNVDVR, encoded by the coding sequence ATGGACGGTCGCGTCATTCTTCATATGGACATGAATGCCTTCTTCGCCTCGGTGGAGCAACAGGCCAACCCGGAGCTGCGCGGCAAGCCGATCGCCGTGGTCGGTTCCGGCGCACGCAGCGTCATAACCACGGCCTCCTACGAGGCCAGGCGGCTGGGGGTCAAAACCGGTATGGCGATCTGGGAGGCCAGACGCTGCTGCCCGCAGCTGACCCTGGTGGTGGGGGACAACCGCAAGTACACCTCAACCTCCCGGCGGATCATGGAGATGATGGGAGAATACACCCCTGCACTGGAGGTCTTTTCCATCGATGAGGCCTTCCTGGACGTCACCCACAGTCTCAACCTGTTCGGCAGCGCGGAACGCATCGCCTGCCTGATAAAGGCGCGCATCCTGCACACCTTCGGCCTCACCTGCTCCATCGGCATCGCCCCCAACAAGCTCCTGGCCAAGATGGCCAGCGACATGAAGAAGCCGGACGGGTTGACCGTTATTCAGCCTGGGGAGATTACGCGCACCATGGAGCGGTTGCCGGTGGCGGAACTGTGCGGAATCGGCAGGAGCATGGAGCGGAATCTGCTGCTGATGGGCATCCGCACCTGTGGAGAGCTGGGGCGCTGTGACGAGGAGCGCCTGACCCGCAGATTCGGCATCGTCGGCAAACGGTTGAAGGAGATGGGGCAGGGGATCGACGACAGCCCGGTCATACCCCAGGAGGAACAGGAGGAGGTCAAGAGCGTGGGGCACTCCATGACCCTGGCGCGTGATATCCTCCAGCGCCAGGATATCCTGAAATTCCTGCTGCAGCTCTCCGAGATGGTCGGCAGGCGGGCGCGGCGTTACGGCGTGTCCGGCAGGACGGTCCACCTGTACGTCCGCTTCGCCGATTTCTATTCCAGCGTCGGCCGGCAGGAGACACTGCCGGGATACATCAGTCGCAGCGAGGATATCTACCGGGCGGCGGTGGCCATTCTTGATACGTTGGAATTGCCCCAGGCGGTGCGGCTTCTGGGGGTCAGGCTGACGAACCTGCGGCACCAGGGCGAACAGTTACCCCTCTTCGAGGATGAGCGCCGCAGGTCCCGCATGGTGCGGGCCATGGATGAGGTCAACGACCGTTTTGGCGATTTCACCCTGACCTTCGGAAGCCTCCTGACCAGCCGGGAAAAGGGGAGCCAGGTTATCTCCCCGGCCTGGCGGCCGCAGGGGATCAGGAACGTGGATGTGCGCTGA
- a CDS encoding cytochrome c3 family protein — MIRVAMYAMILLLTATAPAGAAVQVRDVTFQTRDAGTVLFSHSVHMGHKNMANNCRACHYGIYNLKQKSRFTMADMARGKSCGACHNARVSFSLKQCSRCHQTKEIVYQVSATGATHFSHKKHLETSPDCARCHPGLFAAGPNRRATMVDMEKGRSCGACHNGKSAFGLSRCTSCHPVKEITFRSREAGPTIFKHAQHIESHHCSDCHPSLYATKRRGARVTMAEMEKGKSCGACHNAKVSFSLKQCSRCHQVKEIVYRVKATGATHFSHKKHLEISPDCRGCHPRIFVAGANKRATMADMEKGKSCGACHNGTNAFDVKSCTTCHPADDILFKVRETGPTHFPHARHIEAHHCGDCHTRLYPTTRRSKKVSMAEMEKGKSCGACHNGTNASPLTRCATCHPTKELVFEVKESGNVSFSHTFHGEIYKCGECHPALYATTRSTVMVSMQEMEKEKSCGACHEGKNAFSVAGDCEKCHKM, encoded by the coding sequence ATGATACGCGTTGCCATGTATGCGATGATCCTGCTGCTTACCGCCACCGCCCCGGCCGGGGCGGCCGTCCAGGTGCGGGATGTGACCTTCCAGACCAGGGACGCGGGCACGGTGCTCTTCAGCCACAGCGTTCACATGGGCCACAAAAACATGGCCAACAACTGCCGGGCCTGCCACTACGGAATCTACAACCTGAAGCAGAAGAGCAGATTCACCATGGCCGACATGGCGCGGGGAAAATCCTGCGGCGCATGCCACAATGCCAGGGTCAGCTTCTCCCTCAAACAGTGCAGCCGCTGCCACCAGACAAAAGAGATCGTCTACCAGGTCAGTGCCACCGGCGCCACCCACTTCAGCCACAAGAAACACCTGGAAACCAGCCCCGATTGCGCCAGGTGCCATCCAGGCCTGTTCGCGGCGGGCCCCAACAGACGGGCAACCATGGTCGACATGGAGAAGGGCAGGTCGTGCGGCGCATGCCACAACGGCAAAAGCGCCTTCGGGCTCTCCCGCTGCACCAGCTGCCACCCGGTCAAGGAGATCACCTTCCGGTCGCGGGAGGCCGGGCCAACCATCTTCAAGCATGCCCAACACATCGAGTCCCACCACTGCAGCGACTGCCACCCCTCCCTGTACGCCACCAAACGGAGGGGCGCCAGGGTCACCATGGCTGAAATGGAAAAGGGAAAGTCCTGCGGTGCATGCCACAACGCCAAGGTCAGCTTCTCCCTCAAGCAGTGCAGCCGCTGCCACCAGGTCAAGGAGATCGTCTACCGGGTCAAGGCCACCGGCGCCACCCACTTCAGCCACAAGAAGCACCTGGAGATCAGCCCGGACTGCCGCGGCTGTCATCCGCGGATCTTCGTGGCCGGCGCCAACAAACGGGCCACCATGGCCGATATGGAAAAGGGAAAATCCTGCGGCGCATGCCACAATGGCACGAACGCCTTTGACGTCAAGAGCTGCACCACCTGCCACCCGGCGGATGACATACTCTTCAAGGTAAGGGAAACCGGCCCGACGCACTTTCCCCACGCCAGGCACATCGAGGCCCACCACTGCGGCGACTGCCATACCCGGCTCTATCCCACCACCCGCCGGAGCAAGAAGGTCAGCATGGCCGAGATGGAAAAGGGGAAATCCTGCGGCGCATGCCATAACGGCACCAACGCCTCCCCCCTGACCAGGTGCGCCACCTGCCACCCCACCAAAGAACTGGTCTTCGAGGTCAAGGAGAGCGGCAACGTCAGCTTCAGCCACACATTCCACGGCGAGATCTACAAGTGCGGCGAATGCCACCCGGCGCTCTACGCCACCACGCGGAGCACGGTCATGGTGAGCATGCAGGAGATGGAAAAAGAGAAATCCTGCGGCGCATGCCACGAGGGGAAGAACGCCTTCTCCGTTGCCGGGGACTGCGAGAAGTGCCACAAGATGTGA
- a CDS encoding cytochrome b/b6 domain-containing protein: protein MKETEYIYLTPLPIRIWHWLNAFGFVVLALTGLQIRFPEYVDIFGDYKNAIRLHNAAGFVVSASYLLWFGYYLFIARTLTKLYIPTLEDIRSGIFRQALYYFFNYFMGRPNPHVSTPEDKFNPLQKTVYLVIMIILLPLVILSGFLLMYVTPLRGIIHLVGGIKTLVSIHFLLACGFCSFLFVHIYLATLGHTPFAHFKPMWHGWEERKKEHEGKDHEEQP from the coding sequence ATGAAAGAGACCGAATACATCTACCTGACCCCCCTGCCGATCAGGATCTGGCATTGGCTGAACGCCTTCGGCTTCGTCGTCCTGGCACTCACCGGCCTGCAGATCAGGTTTCCCGAATACGTGGACATCTTCGGCGACTACAAGAACGCCATCCGGCTCCACAACGCCGCCGGCTTCGTCGTCTCCGCCTCCTACCTGCTCTGGTTCGGCTACTACCTGTTCATCGCCCGGACACTGACCAAACTCTACATTCCCACCCTGGAGGATATCCGCAGCGGCATCTTCCGCCAGGCCCTGTACTACTTCTTCAACTACTTCATGGGGCGCCCCAATCCCCATGTCAGCACACCGGAGGATAAGTTCAACCCGCTGCAGAAGACGGTCTACCTGGTTATCATGATCATCCTGCTTCCCCTGGTGATCCTGTCCGGCTTCCTTTTGATGTACGTCACCCCCCTGCGGGGAATCATTCACCTGGTGGGGGGCATCAAGACCCTGGTGAGCATCCACTTCCTGCTGGCCTGCGGTTTCTGCTCGTTCCTCTTCGTGCACATCTATCTGGCCACATTGGGGCACACCCCCTTTGCCCATTTCAAACCCATGTGGCACGGCTGGGAGGAGCGAAAAAAGGAGCACGAAGGGAAGGATCACGAGGAACAACCATGA